A window of the Catenulispora sp. GP43 genome harbors these coding sequences:
- a CDS encoding RcpC/CpaB family pilus assembly protein yields MPAVTTARPKLAARLPGRRRWSRTRRLRVIGAAGFAGVSMALLTAEHSAPPPRRPPRFAAESLMSGLVAVPVRFADAGSTGYLRPGDRIDVLAARDAGPGGPPGPPDTAPGPVPEPGTDPPRGETAVAMDVSVLEIAHPADAGSLTRSAPDDGGLVFLAVDNATAARLARAAVADRLSYALRHG; encoded by the coding sequence ATGCCCGCCGTCACCACCGCCCGCCCGAAGCTCGCCGCCCGCCTGCCCGGCCGGCGCCGCTGGTCGCGCACCCGGCGGCTGCGCGTCATCGGCGCCGCCGGTTTCGCCGGCGTCTCGATGGCCCTGCTGACCGCCGAGCACTCGGCCCCGCCACCGCGCCGGCCGCCCCGCTTCGCGGCGGAATCCCTGATGAGCGGCCTGGTCGCGGTCCCGGTGCGGTTCGCCGACGCCGGCAGCACCGGATACCTGCGCCCCGGCGACCGGATCGACGTCCTGGCCGCCCGCGACGCCGGGCCGGGCGGACCGCCGGGCCCGCCGGACACCGCCCCCGGCCCGGTCCCGGAGCCCGGTACGGACCCGCCACGGGGTGAGACGGCGGTCGCGATGGACGTCTCAGTCCTCGAGATCGCGCACCCCGCGGACGCCGGCTCCCTGACCCGCTCCGCGCCGGACGACGGCGGTCTGGTGTTCCTGGCTGTGGACAACGCGACCGCCGCGCGGCTGGCCCGTGCCGCCGTCGCGGACCGCCTGAGCTACGCGCTGCGCCATGGCTGA
- a CDS encoding FmdB family zinc ribbon protein: MPTYQYQCKDCGEALEVVQKFTDDALTVCPNCQGELRKVFSAVGIVFKGSGFYRTDSRSSSSSSTPPASSNGSSGSSDSKSSGGSGSSSGSGSSGSSSKGESSSSSSSTSSSSSSSSGSSSSTKS; this comes from the coding sequence GTGCCGACTTACCAGTACCAGTGCAAGGACTGCGGTGAGGCGCTGGAGGTCGTGCAGAAGTTCACGGACGACGCGCTGACCGTCTGCCCGAACTGCCAGGGCGAACTGCGCAAGGTCTTCTCCGCTGTGGGCATCGTGTTCAAGGGCAGCGGCTTCTACCGGACCGACAGCCGCTCGTCGTCGAGTTCGTCCACGCCGCCGGCGTCGTCGAACGGTTCCTCGGGGTCCTCGGACTCGAAGAGCTCCGGCGGCTCCGGGAGTTCGAGCGGCTCGGGCAGCTCGGGCAGCTCGTCGAAGGGCGAGTCGTCGTCCTCCTCGTCGAGCACGTCCTCCTCGTCGTCGTCAAGCTCGGGCTCGTCTTCGTCCACAAAGAGCTGA
- a CDS encoding MFS transporter, whose amino-acid sequence MTDTGSSTAAGPPPENDTGRLDNASRGRIFAVIAVVVLFAEVAPLQYTMVSPAAQLIGRSFPGVGSNIAWMTIVFGLVGGAATPILGKLSDLYGKRNMLLAVGVSFLIGSLICATTSSWTLFLIGRAFQAVAIAAATVAYGLIRDLIPRKYVPLAIGLVSTGLGVSGVGGIMLSGVLTDTAGWSYKSLFWFLVIYTLVTLPLLFIVCPETKFRARQKLDPLGALLLAGGVGFALLYVSNGANVGWTDPLYLGYLVLGVLLVVSFVVLERRVSQPIIDLRLLFSPKVSVVLFIAFFASIVVGIQAFAIPYMVSTPSHAGLIAMTQQGAAARFKGLVQPDQIPVKVLGDIGYGLGFTLLGLAFHVQVWGSSVSMFSGAASGQLSGKIGARRPLLIGMFAFAATSGVYAAAHHGALVLALVGIVFGVGFGAYYATTPNLLVEASPPEQQGITAGMLGVSNSIGTAVGTAVAAAFQAAHPVRLIVAGQTVLAGTPDPKTGITERAGVFTDTAYTQIFIACAIAGAIALVGTYFMRSGRTPSTGGLGYLSDTAPEKETAPA is encoded by the coding sequence ATGACCGATACCGGATCGAGCACAGCGGCCGGACCTCCGCCCGAGAACGACACGGGGCGCCTCGACAACGCCTCCCGTGGGCGCATCTTCGCCGTCATCGCGGTCGTCGTCCTCTTCGCCGAGGTCGCGCCGTTGCAGTACACGATGGTCTCGCCGGCGGCCCAGCTGATCGGGCGCAGCTTCCCGGGGGTGGGGAGCAACATCGCCTGGATGACCATCGTCTTCGGCCTGGTCGGCGGGGCGGCGACGCCGATCCTGGGCAAGCTGTCCGACCTGTACGGCAAGCGGAACATGCTGTTGGCGGTCGGGGTGTCGTTCCTGATCGGGTCGCTGATCTGCGCCACGACCAGCAGCTGGACGCTGTTCCTGATCGGCCGTGCGTTCCAGGCGGTGGCCATCGCCGCGGCCACGGTCGCCTATGGCCTGATCCGGGACCTGATCCCGCGCAAGTACGTGCCCTTGGCGATCGGGCTGGTGTCCACCGGGCTCGGGGTGTCCGGGGTCGGCGGGATCATGCTCTCCGGCGTGCTGACCGACACTGCCGGCTGGAGCTACAAGTCGCTGTTCTGGTTCCTGGTGATCTACACCCTGGTGACGTTGCCGCTGCTGTTCATCGTGTGCCCGGAGACCAAGTTCCGCGCCCGCCAGAAGCTCGACCCGCTCGGCGCGCTGCTGCTGGCCGGCGGCGTGGGCTTCGCGCTGCTGTACGTCTCCAACGGCGCGAACGTCGGCTGGACCGACCCGCTCTATCTGGGCTACCTCGTCCTCGGCGTGCTGCTCGTCGTCAGCTTCGTGGTGCTGGAACGCAGAGTCAGCCAGCCGATCATCGACCTGCGGCTGCTGTTCTCGCCGAAGGTCTCGGTGGTGCTGTTCATCGCCTTCTTCGCTTCGATCGTGGTCGGCATCCAGGCCTTCGCCATCCCGTACATGGTGTCCACGCCGAGTCACGCCGGGCTGATCGCGATGACCCAGCAGGGCGCGGCGGCCCGCTTCAAGGGCCTGGTGCAGCCGGACCAGATCCCGGTGAAGGTGCTCGGCGACATCGGGTACGGGCTCGGGTTCACGTTGCTGGGCCTGGCGTTCCACGTCCAGGTGTGGGGCTCGTCGGTGTCGATGTTCTCCGGCGCGGCGTCCGGACAGCTGTCGGGCAAGATCGGCGCACGCAGGCCGTTGCTGATCGGGATGTTCGCCTTCGCCGCCACCAGCGGTGTGTACGCCGCCGCGCACCACGGTGCGCTGGTACTGGCCCTGGTCGGCATCGTCTTCGGCGTCGGGTTCGGCGCGTATTACGCGACGACGCCGAACCTGCTCGTGGAAGCCTCCCCGCCGGAGCAGCAGGGGATTACCGCGGGCATGCTTGGAGTGTCCAACTCCATAGGCACCGCTGTGGGAACCGCTGTAGCGGCAGCGTTCCAGGCAGCCCATCCTGTGCGGCTTATCGTGGCCGGCCAGACAGTCCTCGCCGGTACCCCGGATCCGAAGACCGGCATAACGGAGCGCGCGGGAGTCTTCACCGACACCGCGTATACACAGATCTTCATCGCCTGTGCGATAGCCGGCGCGATCGCCTTGGTCGGCACATACTTCATGCGCTCCGGACGTACGCCATCCACGGGTGGCCTGGGCTACCTGTCGGACACCGCTCCTGAGAAGGAAACCGCGCCCGCATAA
- the galU gene encoding UTP--glucose-1-phosphate uridylyltransferase GalU encodes MVEVRKAVIPSAGLGTRFLPATKATPKEMLPVIDKPTIQYVVEEAVTAGLTDILMVTGRNKRPLEDHFDRAAELEEALQAKGDTVRLEQIRASAEMANVHYVRQGDPKGLGHAVLKAESYVHGEPFAVLLGDDFIDERDPLLPAMIEVRKRYGGSVVALIEVPEEHIHMYGCAAVKPAADGPALEQKHTSLIQITDLVEKPNAEQAPSNLAVIGRYVLDPAVMDVLRETAPGRGGEIQLTDALRTLAGDPDIGGPVHGVVFTGRRYDTGNPIDYLKTVVQLAVDRPDLGREFRDWLSSYVSAGFQD; translated from the coding sequence ATGGTGGAGGTTCGCAAAGCAGTCATCCCATCCGCAGGCCTGGGTACCAGGTTCCTGCCGGCGACCAAGGCGACACCCAAGGAGATGCTCCCGGTCATCGACAAGCCGACGATCCAATACGTCGTCGAGGAAGCCGTGACCGCCGGGCTGACCGACATCCTGATGGTGACCGGCCGCAACAAGCGGCCGCTGGAAGACCACTTCGACCGTGCCGCGGAGCTTGAGGAGGCGCTGCAGGCCAAGGGCGACACGGTCCGGCTGGAGCAGATTCGCGCGTCCGCGGAGATGGCGAATGTCCACTACGTCCGGCAGGGCGACCCCAAGGGCCTGGGCCACGCGGTCCTGAAGGCGGAGTCCTATGTGCACGGCGAGCCCTTCGCCGTCCTGCTCGGCGACGACTTCATCGACGAGCGGGACCCGCTGCTGCCCGCGATGATCGAGGTCCGGAAGCGCTACGGCGGCTCCGTGGTCGCGCTCATCGAGGTCCCCGAAGAGCACATCCACATGTACGGCTGTGCCGCGGTGAAGCCTGCGGCGGACGGCCCGGCGCTGGAGCAGAAGCACACCAGCCTGATCCAGATCACCGACCTGGTGGAGAAGCCCAACGCCGAGCAGGCTCCGTCGAACCTCGCGGTGATCGGCCGCTATGTGCTGGACCCCGCGGTGATGGACGTCCTGCGCGAGACCGCTCCGGGACGCGGCGGGGAGATCCAGCTGACCGACGCCCTGCGCACCCTGGCGGGCGACCCCGACATCGGCGGGCCGGTCCACGGCGTGGTGTTCACCGGGCGGCGGTATGACACCGGCAACCCGATCGACTACCTGAAGACCGTGGTGCAGCTCGCGGTGGACCGCCCCGACCTCGGCCGGGAGTTCCGTGACTGGCTGTCGTCGTACGTGAGCGCGGGCTTCCAAGACTGA
- a CDS encoding GGDEF domain-containing protein: MSLTAVVLVLLAVACAALAGMNLALRRRLEHVEETTRTALAQAASEVTGLEQGREDLERLSALDPLTGVWNYRYLQGALARELEAARATGVGGALLMIDVDDFRQVNAGYGHQRGSAVLRELAQRLALEVRHADTFARYGGEEFVLILPGTNAETAAKVAERLCYAVRKLTFDAGPDGDSEQGPFQLTISVGGVIFPDHGTHAATLLRVADEQLMAAKRDSHGSWRIT, translated from the coding sequence ATGTCTCTCACGGCGGTGGTCTTGGTGTTGCTGGCCGTGGCCTGTGCCGCGTTGGCCGGCATGAACCTGGCCCTGCGCCGTCGCCTGGAGCACGTGGAGGAGACCACCCGCACCGCCCTGGCCCAGGCCGCCAGCGAGGTGACCGGGCTGGAACAGGGCCGGGAGGACCTGGAGCGGCTGTCCGCGCTCGATCCGCTGACCGGGGTGTGGAACTACCGGTACCTGCAGGGCGCGCTGGCCCGGGAGCTCGAAGCCGCGCGGGCCACCGGCGTGGGCGGCGCGCTGCTGATGATCGATGTCGACGACTTCCGCCAGGTGAACGCCGGGTACGGCCATCAGCGGGGCTCGGCGGTGCTCCGGGAGTTGGCGCAGCGTTTGGCGCTGGAAGTGCGACACGCCGACACTTTCGCCAGATACGGCGGCGAGGAGTTCGTCCTCATCCTTCCCGGCACCAACGCCGAGACCGCTGCGAAAGTCGCGGAACGGCTCTGCTACGCGGTCCGCAAACTCACTTTCGATGCAGGTCCGGACGGCGACTCGGAGCAGGGGCCGTTCCAGTTGACGATCTCCGTGGGCGGTGTGATCTTCCCCGACCACGGGACGCATGCCGCGACTCTGTTGCGGGTCGCTGATGAACAACTCATGGCAGCTAAACGAGACTCTCATGGAAGTTGGCGCATCACCTGA
- the glp gene encoding gephyrin-like molybdotransferase Glp has product MSDSENATMRSVDDHLKTVLDTVQLLAPMELPITDVNGLVLADDVVSAISLPPFDNSSVDGYAVRLADLAGAAEDSPAELRVLGDIAAGSVHEGLLEPGTCLRIMTGAMVPHGAEAIVPVEWTDGGTESVRITRVPERDAHIRILGSDIAAGDVVLKAGTRLGPRQIGLLAAIGQVHAPVHPHPRVVVLSTGSELVEPGTPLGPGQINDGNGPALTAAVNAMGATGIRVGIIGDDAQGVLDAIEDQLIRADMVVTTGGVSVGAYDVVKEVLSTLGTVQFTKVAMQPGMPQGFGTVGEDRIPIFTLPGNPVSAYVSFEIYIRPAIEKMMGIETGPRKTVTATCFGAFTSPEGKRQFARGVYDPQGLSVRPVGGHGSHLVGDLALANALIVVPEYVTEVVDGDDVEVIVLDGGPR; this is encoded by the coding sequence ATGTCCGATTCCGAGAACGCGACGATGCGCAGTGTCGACGACCACCTGAAGACGGTCCTCGACACCGTGCAGCTGCTCGCCCCGATGGAGCTCCCGATCACCGATGTGAACGGGCTGGTGCTCGCCGACGACGTGGTCTCGGCCATCTCGCTGCCGCCGTTCGACAACTCCTCGGTCGACGGCTACGCGGTGCGGCTGGCCGATCTGGCGGGCGCCGCCGAGGACAGCCCGGCGGAGCTGCGCGTGCTCGGCGACATCGCGGCCGGCTCGGTCCACGAGGGTCTCCTGGAACCGGGCACCTGCCTGCGGATCATGACCGGCGCGATGGTGCCGCACGGCGCCGAGGCGATCGTGCCGGTGGAGTGGACCGACGGCGGTACCGAGAGCGTGCGCATCACCCGGGTCCCGGAGCGCGACGCCCACATCCGCATACTGGGCTCCGACATCGCGGCCGGCGACGTGGTGCTCAAGGCCGGCACCCGCCTGGGCCCGCGCCAGATCGGCCTGCTGGCCGCGATCGGCCAGGTCCACGCCCCGGTGCACCCGCACCCGCGGGTCGTGGTGCTGTCCACCGGCTCGGAGCTGGTCGAGCCGGGCACGCCGCTGGGCCCGGGCCAGATCAACGACGGCAACGGCCCCGCGCTGACCGCCGCGGTGAACGCCATGGGCGCCACCGGCATCCGGGTCGGCATCATCGGCGACGACGCGCAGGGGGTGCTCGACGCCATCGAGGACCAGCTGATCCGCGCCGACATGGTGGTCACCACCGGCGGGGTCTCGGTCGGCGCCTACGACGTGGTGAAGGAGGTGCTCTCGACGCTGGGCACCGTGCAGTTCACCAAGGTCGCGATGCAGCCGGGGATGCCGCAGGGCTTCGGCACGGTCGGCGAGGACCGGATCCCGATCTTCACGCTGCCGGGCAACCCGGTGTCGGCCTACGTGTCCTTCGAGATCTACATCCGCCCGGCGATCGAGAAGATGATGGGCATCGAGACCGGGCCGCGCAAGACCGTCACCGCGACCTGCTTCGGCGCCTTCACCTCGCCCGAGGGCAAGCGCCAGTTCGCCCGCGGCGTCTACGACCCACAGGGCCTGAGCGTCCGGCCGGTCGGCGGCCACGGCTCGCACCTGGTCGGCGACCTGGCCCTGGCGAACGCGTTGATAGTGGTGCCGGAGTACGTGACCGAGGTGGTCGACGGCGACGACGTCGAGGTGATCGTGCTGGACGGTGGTCCCCGGTGA
- the moaC gene encoding cyclic pyranopterin monophosphate synthase MoaC, giving the protein MSSGEAAAGKSDRLTHIDATGDARMVDVTEKPVSARQARATAFVEVSPKVVELLRGEGVPKGDALSVARIAGIMGAKRTPDLVPLCHPIAISGVKVALEVEDSGVAIAATVKTADRTGVEMEALTAVAVAGLTVIDMVKAVDPAAVLTRVQVETKTGGVSGDWSREG; this is encoded by the coding sequence GTGAGCTCCGGGGAGGCCGCCGCCGGCAAGTCCGACCGCCTGACTCACATCGACGCCACCGGCGACGCGCGCATGGTCGACGTCACCGAGAAGCCGGTCTCGGCGCGCCAGGCCCGGGCGACCGCCTTCGTCGAGGTGTCGCCGAAGGTGGTGGAACTGCTGCGCGGCGAGGGCGTGCCCAAGGGGGACGCACTGTCGGTCGCGCGCATCGCCGGGATCATGGGCGCCAAGAGGACGCCCGACCTGGTCCCGCTCTGCCACCCGATCGCGATCAGTGGCGTGAAGGTGGCGCTGGAGGTCGAGGACTCCGGCGTCGCCATCGCCGCGACCGTGAAGACCGCGGACCGCACCGGTGTGGAGATGGAAGCGCTGACCGCGGTCGCGGTCGCCGGGCTGACGGTCATCGACATGGTCAAGGCGGTCGATCCGGCGGCGGTGCTGACGCGGGTGCAGGTGGAGACCAAGACCGGCGGTGTCTCAGGGGACTGGTCGCGCGAGGGCTAG
- a CDS encoding 5-formyltetrahydrofolate cyclo-ligase, with protein sequence MTNQFNDPGLAKGTIRSRLLAARRACAPERRAAWAAAACEVLVGQMSGADVVAAYASFGTEPDTGPLLAGLRGRGIRVLLPILENDMDLSWGWFSGPDSLVRRIPPGGSRPSPIPEPAESLGRDAVLSASWIVVPALAVSPDGVRMGRGGGSYDRVLTRIEASPRAARPRVAALLYPGELDVDLPVEPHDRAVDMAVAGESVRHWDESPGGVLSR encoded by the coding sequence ATGACTAATCAATTCAACGACCCGGGCCTTGCCAAGGGCACGATCCGGTCACGGTTGCTGGCCGCCCGGCGCGCGTGCGCCCCCGAGAGGCGTGCGGCGTGGGCGGCTGCGGCGTGCGAAGTGCTGGTGGGGCAGATGAGTGGGGCGGACGTGGTCGCCGCCTACGCTTCGTTCGGCACCGAGCCGGACACCGGCCCGCTGCTGGCGGGATTGCGTGGGCGCGGTATCCGCGTCCTGCTACCTATTCTAGAGAATGACATGGACCTGTCGTGGGGGTGGTTTTCCGGCCCTGATTCACTCGTTCGAAGGATCCCGCCCGGAGGCTCCCGGCCGAGCCCCATCCCCGAGCCCGCCGAGTCACTGGGCCGGGACGCTGTGCTGTCAGCCTCCTGGATCGTGGTGCCGGCGCTGGCGGTGTCCCCCGACGGCGTCCGCATGGGGCGCGGCGGCGGCAGCTACGACCGGGTGCTGACCAGGATCGAGGCGTCCCCCCGCGCCGCACGCCCCCGGGTGGCGGCCCTGCTCTACCCCGGCGAGCTCGACGTCGACCTCCCGGTCGAGCCCCACGACCGCGCGGTCGACATGGCGGTCGCCGGGGAAAGCGTTCGCCACTGGGACGAATCTCCCGGCGGGGTTCTCTCGCGCTGA
- a CDS encoding nitroreductase family protein → MDIYEALYTTRAMRRVEPDPIPESVQARILDAAIRAPSGGNGQNWRFLLLDDPEKKKLIGPLYRDALDQLYKTVYAPMIAAIEADPDSPESRQMAKVTRSSQWLGEHFEEVPLFLFAFVQRDRTGGSIFPAVWNAQLAARAQGVGSALTSILGGFHDAEVKEILGVPADEKWTQSCCVSFGYPTGRWGVAPRRPVHEVSYRNSWGEPVGFTVDEPLWQPPAES, encoded by the coding sequence ATGGACATTTACGAAGCGCTCTACACCACCCGGGCCATGCGCCGGGTCGAGCCCGACCCGATCCCGGAGTCCGTCCAGGCCCGCATCCTGGACGCCGCGATCCGCGCACCCTCCGGCGGCAACGGCCAGAACTGGCGGTTCCTGCTCCTGGACGACCCCGAGAAGAAGAAGCTGATCGGCCCGCTCTACCGCGACGCCCTCGACCAGCTCTACAAGACCGTCTACGCGCCGATGATCGCCGCCATCGAGGCCGACCCGGACAGCCCCGAGTCCCGGCAGATGGCCAAGGTCACCAGGTCCTCGCAGTGGCTCGGCGAGCACTTCGAAGAGGTCCCGCTGTTCCTGTTCGCCTTCGTCCAGCGCGACCGCACCGGCGGCTCGATCTTCCCGGCGGTCTGGAACGCGCAGCTGGCCGCCCGGGCCCAGGGTGTCGGCAGCGCACTGACCTCGATCCTCGGCGGCTTCCATGACGCCGAGGTCAAGGAGATCCTCGGCGTCCCGGCCGACGAGAAGTGGACCCAGTCCTGCTGCGTGTCCTTCGGCTACCCGACCGGCCGCTGGGGCGTCGCCCCGCGCCGTCCCGTGCACGAGGTCTCGTACCGGAACAGCTGGGGCGAGCCGGTGGGCTTCACCGTCGACGAACCGCTGTGGCAGCCGCCCGCCGAGTCCTGA
- a CDS encoding SpoIIE family protein phosphatase — translation MRRQPGTGEQLPHARPQPPAELVPANSTQTSAISVLEALPDPVVVLNHRGQITGWNPAAEELFGWYGEEVLGRPWTEFVVADGTNGNALSHLDSIGSTVQRGGTWEGSFPITTRNGDSLLARVRAAPMMNGGMVTGTVVTAIDLFGSDASRDDQQRAAARAAVRAAVLSRAGMQLGTSLDTGRTLAALAEILVPAFADTCVVDLLDENGVAQRLVTVHSTDTSPCPPMRAGTEIQYPARHPCDRALRTGRPVLIQGAPRVKALDQDEECDRKALLLDAKSLIAVPLLAPSGVRGVLAIALTEDADPTPRYDTADLELVEELAARAGLALENAAMFDRQRTLALALQKSLLPTDLPLPDGVSIRVGYAPGAASEVSGDLYDVVELSAGRIGVVIGDVQGRGAHAAAVMGQLRAALRAYAVLDVQPGQLLSYLDELVRGLNEEILVTCVYAIYDPFTRRCALANAGHPPPLLASAHGTYPMEVPPDVPLGIGPLGPGGGKGAVQFEDHIFSIPPGDVLVMYTDGVVERRDQSVDTGVRTLCLAIERVVREPRAICRAALRAAGSGAHDDQAVLAMATSTVDLPLSRLALPARPEAAFAARHHTRAVLREWGLSEHAELAELLVSELITNAVRHASSPRPTPWSFSDSDQYPEPEPPPMAEDMMELAAVREYADHLGALDEDNEMDLLAEPGLLDELGMLDGTLAAPGGSRRLDLVLRRGLRALWIEVHDPDVRLPRIRQAAETDEGGRGLYLVDALSARWGARPTDAGKFVWFEIPLF, via the coding sequence ATGCGACGTCAGCCGGGGACCGGGGAACAGCTCCCGCATGCCCGGCCGCAACCACCCGCCGAGCTCGTACCCGCGAACAGCACCCAGACCTCGGCGATCTCGGTGCTCGAGGCCCTGCCCGACCCGGTGGTGGTGCTGAACCACCGGGGCCAGATCACCGGCTGGAACCCCGCCGCCGAGGAGCTCTTCGGCTGGTACGGCGAAGAGGTCCTGGGCCGGCCGTGGACCGAGTTCGTGGTCGCCGACGGCACCAACGGCAACGCTCTGTCACACCTGGACTCCATCGGGTCGACCGTCCAACGCGGCGGTACGTGGGAAGGTTCCTTCCCCATCACCACGCGCAACGGCGACTCCCTGCTCGCCCGGGTGCGGGCCGCGCCGATGATGAACGGCGGCATGGTCACCGGCACCGTGGTGACCGCGATCGACCTGTTCGGCTCCGACGCCAGCCGGGACGACCAGCAGCGCGCCGCCGCGCGGGCCGCTGTGCGCGCCGCGGTGCTGTCGCGCGCGGGCATGCAGTTGGGGACCTCACTGGACACCGGCCGGACGCTCGCCGCGCTGGCCGAGATCCTGGTCCCGGCGTTCGCCGACACCTGTGTCGTGGACCTGCTGGATGAGAACGGCGTCGCACAGCGTCTGGTGACAGTGCACAGTACGGACACCTCTCCGTGTCCCCCAATGCGTGCGGGTACGGAGATCCAATACCCCGCGCGCCATCCCTGTGACCGCGCGCTGCGGACCGGCCGTCCGGTCCTCATCCAGGGCGCGCCGAGGGTCAAGGCCCTGGACCAGGATGAGGAGTGCGACCGCAAGGCGCTCCTGCTGGACGCGAAGTCGCTGATCGCCGTTCCGCTGCTGGCGCCCAGCGGGGTGCGCGGAGTGCTCGCCATCGCCCTGACCGAGGACGCCGACCCCACGCCCCGGTACGACACGGCGGACCTGGAGCTCGTCGAGGAGCTGGCGGCGCGGGCCGGGCTGGCCCTGGAGAACGCGGCCATGTTCGACCGGCAACGGACGCTGGCCCTGGCGCTGCAGAAGTCTCTGCTGCCGACCGACCTCCCGCTGCCTGACGGCGTCTCCATCCGCGTCGGCTATGCGCCGGGCGCCGCTTCCGAAGTCAGCGGCGACTTGTATGACGTCGTCGAGCTGTCGGCCGGACGGATCGGCGTGGTCATCGGGGACGTCCAGGGACGCGGTGCGCACGCCGCCGCGGTGATGGGACAGTTGCGCGCCGCGCTGCGTGCATACGCCGTATTGGATGTGCAGCCCGGCCAGTTGCTGTCGTACCTGGACGAACTGGTCCGCGGGCTGAACGAGGAGATCCTCGTCACCTGCGTATACGCGATCTACGACCCCTTCACGCGGCGCTGCGCTTTAGCCAACGCCGGACATCCGCCGCCGTTGTTGGCCTCCGCGCACGGCACTTATCCGATGGAAGTCCCGCCGGACGTCCCGCTGGGCATCGGCCCGCTGGGGCCCGGCGGCGGCAAGGGCGCCGTGCAGTTCGAGGACCACATCTTCAGCATCCCTCCGGGGGACGTGCTGGTGATGTACACGGACGGGGTCGTGGAACGGCGCGACCAGTCGGTGGACACCGGTGTGCGCACGCTGTGTCTGGCCATCGAGCGCGTGGTGCGCGAGCCCCGGGCGATCTGCCGGGCCGCTTTGCGCGCCGCCGGCAGCGGGGCGCATGACGACCAGGCGGTACTCGCCATGGCGACGTCCACTGTGGATCTGCCGCTGTCGCGCCTGGCCCTGCCGGCGCGTCCCGAAGCGGCGTTCGCAGCCCGGCACCACACCCGGGCCGTGCTTCGCGAGTGGGGCCTTAGCGAGCACGCCGAGCTGGCCGAGCTGCTGGTCTCCGAGCTGATCACCAACGCGGTGCGGCACGCCAGCAGCCCGCGGCCGACCCCGTGGTCCTTCTCCGACTCCGACCAGTACCCCGAGCCCGAGCCGCCGCCGATGGCCGAGGACATGATGGAGCTGGCGGCCGTCCGGGAGTACGCCGACCACCTCGGCGCCCTGGACGAGGACAACGAGATGGACCTGCTCGCCGAGCCCGGCCTGCTGGACGAGCTGGGGATGCTGGACGGCACCCTGGCCGCCCCCGGCGGCTCGCGGCGGCTGGACCTGGTGCTGCGCCGGGGCCTGCGGGCGCTGTGGATCGAGGTCCACGACCCGGACGTGCGGCTGCCCCGGATCCGGCAGGCGGCGGAAACAGATGAGGGCGGTCGCGGGTTGTATCTGGTGGACGCGCTGTCGGCGCGGTGGGGCGCGCGGCCCACCGACGCCGGGAAGTTCGTCTGGTTCGAGATCCCGCTGTTCTGA